The proteins below are encoded in one region of Triticum aestivum cultivar Chinese Spring chromosome 1B, IWGSC CS RefSeq v2.1, whole genome shotgun sequence:
- the LOC123129737 gene encoding uncharacterized protein isoform X1 — protein MEDANAVVDWNVDIIGPDGGSGACRKLAKTEDPDATECSSSFGDTLSGSQDDAKPSEISDIEVDSPFCRYPHNGDAAALLDAAAADNLDRLLKKKKVTDHWRSYISPLMWRCQWLELRMKDLQSQVSRYDRELAVLKHEKELQTKMIELDCSSSRSVPFSSHCCRKTMKRKKRKRNEEKINAPSYIATHTILSYYEKEKTEGDGHSIDDNGNLADDSTKGNNDADWLLGNGDDATVEQILVSIQSVQDRVCSLRSDLKKAMAKKSKGLLLKVNTQVNGAQSSNCSHGKGKVTEMPEISPQDASDCDMGDTDMPDSAVSSYGEANNMDIFESTMNLLSVEDPDKIGELHQTSEDVLIDNQPAEEGYQNFEVISHPCQRLRVSVKREQVPVKRETVAHSEDESVAAPMAVVKEEGGTTRMGLQGILKPCYTGKRKGRRPKILRRGGSSSALSSWRSARTRKKRKS, from the exons ATGGAGGATGCTAATGCAGTAGTAGATTGGAATGTTGACATTATTGGCCCAGATGGTGGTAGCGGTGCTTGCCGCAAATTGGCAAAAACTGAAGACCCCGATGCCACCGAGTGTTCAAGTTCCTTTGGGGACACACTATCTGGATCTCAGGATGATGCAAAGCCTTCAGAGATTAGTGACATTGAAGTAGACTCACCATTCTGCCGATATCCTCATAATGGTGATGCTGCTGCACTCTTGGATGCAGCTGCTGCTGACAATTTGGATAGATTATTGAA AAAGAAAAAAGTGACTGATCATTGGAGAAGCTATATCAGCCCATTAATGTGGAGATGCCAATGGTTAGAGCTGCGGATGAAAGACTTGCAATCTCAAGTATCCAGATATGACAGGGAGCTTGCAGTACTTAAACATGAGAAAGAGTTGCAGACAAAAATGATTGAGTTGGACTGTTCCTCGTCGAGATCAGTGCCCTTCTCTTCTCATTGCTGCAGGAAGActatgaagaggaagaagagaaagagaAATGAGGAGAAAATCAATGCTCCCTCATACATCGCAACCCACACCATATTGTCTTATTATG aaaaagagaaaacggaaGGTGATGGCCATTCTATCGACGACAATGGAAACTTAG CAGATGACAGCACAAAAGGAAATAATGACGCTGACTGGCTACTCGGTAATGGAGACGATGCTACTGTCGAGCAGATTCTTGTAAGCATTCAGTCTGTTCAAGACAGAGTTTGTAGTCTGAGATCAGATCTCAAGAAAGCAATGGCCAAGAAGAGTAAGGGGCTTCTCCTTAAAGTCAACACACAGGTCAATGGCGCACAGAGCTCTAATTGCTCACATGGAAAAGGCAAAGTTACTGAGATGCCTGAAATATCACCTCAAGATGCATCGGATTGTGATATGGGCGATACGGACATGCCCGATAGTGCTGTCTCAAGCTATGGAGAAGCTAACAATATGGATATTTTTGAGAGCACGATGAACCTATTGTCAGTTGAAGATCCAGATAAAATTGGTGAACTACACCAG ACTTCGGAAGATGTATTGATCGACAACCAACCAGCTGAGGAAGGGTATCAAAATTTTGAGGTGATCAGTCACCCATGCCAGCGACTACGGGTATCAGTCAAGAGGGAACAGGTACCTGTCAAGAGAGAAACTGTAGCACATTCTGAGGATGAGAGCGTCGCCGCCCCCATGGCGGTCGTCAAGGAAGAAGGCGGCACAACCAGGATGGGCCTCCAGGGGATCTTGAAGCCCTGCTACACGGGCAAGAGAAAAGGGAGGAGGCCGAAGATTCTAAGGCGCGGTGGTTCATCATCTGCTCTCAGCTCATGGAGGAGCGCCCGGACTCGAAAGAAGAGGAAATCGTAG
- the LOC123129737 gene encoding uncharacterized protein isoform X2, whose protein sequence is MEDANAVVDWNVDIIGPDGGSGACRKLAKTEDPDATECSSSFGDTLSGSQDDAKPSEISDIEVDSPFCRYPHNGDAAALLDAAAADNLDRLLKKKKVTDHWRSYISPLMWRCQWLELRMKDLQSQVSRYDRELAVLKHEKELQTKMIELDCSSSRSVPFSSHCCRKTMKRKKRKRNEEKINAPSYIATHTILSYYEKEKTEGDGHSIDDNGNLDDSTKGNNDADWLLGNGDDATVEQILVSIQSVQDRVCSLRSDLKKAMAKKSKGLLLKVNTQVNGAQSSNCSHGKGKVTEMPEISPQDASDCDMGDTDMPDSAVSSYGEANNMDIFESTMNLLSVEDPDKIGELHQTSEDVLIDNQPAEEGYQNFEVISHPCQRLRVSVKREQVPVKRETVAHSEDESVAAPMAVVKEEGGTTRMGLQGILKPCYTGKRKGRRPKILRRGGSSSALSSWRSARTRKKRKS, encoded by the exons ATGGAGGATGCTAATGCAGTAGTAGATTGGAATGTTGACATTATTGGCCCAGATGGTGGTAGCGGTGCTTGCCGCAAATTGGCAAAAACTGAAGACCCCGATGCCACCGAGTGTTCAAGTTCCTTTGGGGACACACTATCTGGATCTCAGGATGATGCAAAGCCTTCAGAGATTAGTGACATTGAAGTAGACTCACCATTCTGCCGATATCCTCATAATGGTGATGCTGCTGCACTCTTGGATGCAGCTGCTGCTGACAATTTGGATAGATTATTGAA AAAGAAAAAAGTGACTGATCATTGGAGAAGCTATATCAGCCCATTAATGTGGAGATGCCAATGGTTAGAGCTGCGGATGAAAGACTTGCAATCTCAAGTATCCAGATATGACAGGGAGCTTGCAGTACTTAAACATGAGAAAGAGTTGCAGACAAAAATGATTGAGTTGGACTGTTCCTCGTCGAGATCAGTGCCCTTCTCTTCTCATTGCTGCAGGAAGActatgaagaggaagaagagaaagagaAATGAGGAGAAAATCAATGCTCCCTCATACATCGCAACCCACACCATATTGTCTTATTATG aaaaagagaaaacggaaGGTGATGGCCATTCTATCGACGACAATGGAAACTTAG ATGACAGCACAAAAGGAAATAATGACGCTGACTGGCTACTCGGTAATGGAGACGATGCTACTGTCGAGCAGATTCTTGTAAGCATTCAGTCTGTTCAAGACAGAGTTTGTAGTCTGAGATCAGATCTCAAGAAAGCAATGGCCAAGAAGAGTAAGGGGCTTCTCCTTAAAGTCAACACACAGGTCAATGGCGCACAGAGCTCTAATTGCTCACATGGAAAAGGCAAAGTTACTGAGATGCCTGAAATATCACCTCAAGATGCATCGGATTGTGATATGGGCGATACGGACATGCCCGATAGTGCTGTCTCAAGCTATGGAGAAGCTAACAATATGGATATTTTTGAGAGCACGATGAACCTATTGTCAGTTGAAGATCCAGATAAAATTGGTGAACTACACCAG ACTTCGGAAGATGTATTGATCGACAACCAACCAGCTGAGGAAGGGTATCAAAATTTTGAGGTGATCAGTCACCCATGCCAGCGACTACGGGTATCAGTCAAGAGGGAACAGGTACCTGTCAAGAGAGAAACTGTAGCACATTCTGAGGATGAGAGCGTCGCCGCCCCCATGGCGGTCGTCAAGGAAGAAGGCGGCACAACCAGGATGGGCCTCCAGGGGATCTTGAAGCCCTGCTACACGGGCAAGAGAAAAGGGAGGAGGCCGAAGATTCTAAGGCGCGGTGGTTCATCATCTGCTCTCAGCTCATGGAGGAGCGCCCGGACTCGAAAGAAGAGGAAATCGTAG